The Listeria welshimeri serovar 6b str. SLCC5334 genome has a window encoding:
- a CDS encoding DUF2584 domain-containing protein, giving the protein MGMPLEVNTMIVTKGNEKRISDNFFELEKIGYRIYPIDVPIAVRKTKEGETLGEAIPRKLVWENNKTIIKYELIALNSSN; this is encoded by the coding sequence TTGGGTATGCCACTTGAGGTAAACACAATGATCGTAACAAAAGGAAATGAAAAAAGAATTTCGGATAATTTCTTTGAACTTGAAAAAATAGGATATCGAATTTATCCAATTGATGTTCCAATCGCTGTTCGTAAAACAAAAGAAGGCGAAACACTTGGAGAAGCAATTCCTCGAAAACTTGTATGGGAAAATAATAAAACCATTATTAAATATGAATTAATCGCTTTAAATTCAAGTAACTAA
- a CDS encoding MurR/RpiR family transcriptional regulator, which produces MSSGSIINRIEGILHDLPTSEKKIGQTVLANPEFTTTASIHKLAQKADASGAAVVRFCKSIGLQSFPELKRQLSLDLAQPQKIGYYDIEPNEDFHTITDKLVSNMMQTMNDTASQLDETKVLTACDLLGDADTIYTYGVGASWLVAEDISQKWLRAGKHVLATQDAHVLAMAFATGKRKSVFIAISNSGETSEVLQLVDQAKLNDVTVISLTRFGNNKLKEKADLALETSRAPEAEIRSTATSSRQAQLLVVDILFYYYASHHYDEMIQQIKQSREATNRFRE; this is translated from the coding sequence ATGAGTAGTGGTAGTATCATCAACCGAATAGAAGGTATTTTACATGATTTACCAACGTCTGAAAAAAAGATTGGGCAAACAGTGTTAGCAAATCCAGAATTCACTACTACAGCTTCTATTCATAAACTTGCTCAAAAAGCAGATGCAAGTGGTGCCGCAGTGGTTCGCTTCTGTAAATCGATTGGACTTCAGAGTTTTCCAGAATTGAAACGACAATTATCGCTGGATTTAGCTCAACCTCAAAAAATAGGATACTATGATATTGAGCCAAATGAAGATTTCCATACAATCACAGATAAACTAGTCTCTAATATGATGCAAACGATGAACGATACAGCAAGTCAACTTGATGAAACAAAAGTGCTCACTGCATGTGATTTATTAGGAGATGCTGACACCATTTATACATATGGAGTAGGTGCATCATGGTTAGTAGCAGAAGATATTTCACAAAAATGGTTACGTGCAGGAAAACATGTTTTAGCTACACAAGATGCCCATGTTCTCGCCATGGCCTTTGCAACAGGGAAAAGAAAATCGGTTTTCATTGCTATTTCTAATAGTGGTGAGACCTCAGAAGTATTGCAACTCGTTGATCAAGCAAAATTAAACGATGTGACAGTTATAAGCTTAACGCGATTTGGAAATAATAAATTAAAAGAAAAAGCAGATTTAGCATTAGAAACATCACGTGCGCCTGAAGCGGAAATCAGAAGTACTGCAACAAGTTCTCGGCAAGCACAATTATTAGTCGTGGATATTTTATTTTATTATTATGCTTCCCATCATTATGACGAAATGATTCAACAAATTAAACAATCTCGGGAAGCGACAAATCGTTTTAGAGAATAA
- a CDS encoding TIGR01212 family radical SAM protein (This family includes YhcC from E. coli K-12, an uncharacterized radical SAM protein.): protein MKQTNPFVYSNDNKRYHTWNYCLREEFGQKTYKVALDGGFDCPNRDGTVAHGGCTFCSAAGSGDFAGNRALDLKVQFQQVRDKMQTKWKDGKCIAYFQAFTNTHAPVAELREKFETVLNEPGVVGLSIATRPDCLPDDVVEYLAELNERTYLWLELGLQSAHDETGRLINRAHDYDCYLEGVRKLQKHNIRICTHIINGLPKETPEMMMETAQKVVESGVDGIKIHLLHLLKGTPMVEDYKKGDLEFLTRDGYVNLVADQLEILPPEMVIHRITGDGGVDDLIGPVWSLNKFEVLNAIDAELVRRDSWQGKLYQPVEVISE from the coding sequence GTGAAACAAACGAATCCATTTGTATATAGTAATGATAATAAAAGATACCATACATGGAACTACTGTTTACGAGAAGAATTTGGTCAAAAGACGTACAAAGTGGCGCTTGATGGCGGCTTTGATTGTCCGAATCGTGATGGTACAGTAGCGCATGGGGGCTGTACTTTTTGTAGTGCCGCTGGTTCTGGAGATTTTGCAGGAAACCGGGCGCTCGATTTAAAAGTGCAATTCCAACAAGTGCGTGACAAAATGCAGACAAAGTGGAAAGACGGCAAATGTATTGCATATTTCCAAGCATTTACAAATACCCATGCTCCTGTTGCTGAACTACGCGAGAAATTCGAAACGGTTTTGAATGAGCCTGGTGTGGTTGGACTTTCTATTGCGACACGACCAGACTGTTTACCGGATGATGTCGTGGAATACTTGGCTGAATTAAATGAACGGACTTATTTATGGTTAGAACTTGGTTTACAATCCGCTCATGATGAAACTGGCCGCTTAATTAACCGGGCGCATGATTATGATTGTTATTTAGAAGGTGTGCGCAAACTGCAAAAACATAATATCCGCATTTGTACACACATCATTAACGGTCTTCCGAAAGAAACTCCGGAAATGATGATGGAAACCGCACAAAAAGTAGTTGAAAGTGGCGTGGATGGTATTAAAATCCATTTGCTCCATTTATTAAAAGGAACGCCAATGGTGGAAGATTATAAAAAAGGCGACTTAGAATTTTTAACTCGTGATGGTTATGTGAACTTAGTGGCTGATCAACTGGAAATCTTACCTCCTGAAATGGTTATTCACCGAATTACAGGTGATGGTGGTGTAGATGATTTAATTGGACCAGTATGGAGTTTGAATAAGTTTGAAGTACTGAATGCGATTGATGCAGAACTCGTTCGAAGAGATAGTTGGCAAGGGAAACTCTATCAACCTGTGGAAGTGATTTCTGAATGA
- the leuS gene encoding leucine--tRNA ligase, translated as MTFNHKKMEPKWQQYWSEHNTFKTTEDKDKENFYALDMFPYPSGAGLHVGHPEGYTATDILSRMKRMQGKNVLHPIGWDAFGLPAEQYAIDTGNDPEEFTALNIANFTRQIKSLGFSYDWDREINTTDPEYYKWTQWIFEKLYENGLAYEAEIAVNWCPALGTVLANEEVIDGKSERGGFPVFRKPMRQWMLKITAYADRLLDDLDLVDWPENIKDMQRNWIGRSEGAEVTFKIKDSDETFNVFTTRPDTLFGATYTVFAPEHELIEKITTPEQKEAVETYKKQVELKSELERTDLAKDKTGVFTGAYAINPINGEEVPIWIADYVLIQYGTGAIMAVPAHDERDFEFAQQFGLNIRPVLEGGDVTKEAFTGDGPHINSEFLDGLAKEEAITAAIDWLEKEGIGSRKITYRLRDWLFSRQRYWGEPIPVIHWEDGETTLVPEEELPLLLPKATEIKPSGTGESPLANLHDWVNVTDESGRKGRRETNTMPQWAGSSWYFLRYIDPKNTEAIADKEKLIEWLPVDVYIGGAEHAVLHLLYARFWHKFLYDIGVVPTKEPFQKLFNQGMILGENNEKMSKSRGNVVNPDEVVEKYGADTLRMYEMFMGPLDASIAWNENGLEGARKFLDRIWRLFVTEEGILAEKVTTTANANLEKAYHHMVKTVTNHYENLRFNTGISQLMIFINEAYKQDSIPKEYVEGFVQLLSPIAPHLAEELWEILGHTETISYVTWPTYDETKLVEDEVEIVLQVNGKVKSKITVAKSLGKEELEKIAQEDDKMKENLEGKTIRKVIVVPGKLVNIVGN; from the coding sequence GTGACATTTAATCATAAAAAAATGGAACCGAAATGGCAACAATATTGGAGTGAACATAACACTTTTAAAACAACAGAAGATAAAGATAAAGAAAACTTCTATGCACTTGATATGTTTCCTTATCCCTCTGGAGCGGGTCTTCATGTAGGACATCCAGAAGGCTATACTGCAACAGATATTTTGTCTAGAATGAAACGTATGCAAGGGAAGAACGTCCTTCATCCAATCGGTTGGGATGCTTTTGGACTTCCAGCAGAACAATATGCAATTGATACGGGGAATGATCCAGAAGAATTCACCGCACTGAACATTGCCAACTTTACTCGCCAAATTAAATCACTAGGTTTTTCCTACGACTGGGACCGTGAAATCAACACAACAGATCCCGAATATTATAAATGGACACAATGGATTTTTGAAAAACTATATGAAAATGGCCTAGCTTATGAAGCCGAAATCGCTGTAAACTGGTGTCCAGCACTTGGAACAGTTTTAGCCAATGAAGAAGTTATTGATGGTAAAAGTGAACGCGGAGGCTTCCCAGTTTTCCGTAAACCAATGCGCCAGTGGATGCTTAAAATTACCGCATATGCGGATCGTTTGCTAGATGATCTTGATCTAGTGGATTGGCCTGAAAATATTAAAGATATGCAGCGCAACTGGATTGGACGTTCAGAAGGCGCAGAAGTTACTTTTAAAATTAAAGATAGCGATGAAACGTTTAATGTCTTTACAACACGGCCGGATACGCTTTTTGGCGCAACATATACCGTTTTTGCACCAGAACATGAACTTATCGAAAAAATTACTACACCAGAGCAAAAAGAAGCAGTAGAAACTTATAAAAAACAAGTAGAACTAAAAAGTGAACTAGAAAGAACCGACCTTGCAAAAGATAAAACAGGCGTCTTCACAGGAGCTTACGCAATTAATCCAATCAACGGTGAAGAAGTGCCAATTTGGATTGCGGACTACGTGTTGATTCAATATGGAACGGGTGCGATCATGGCCGTACCAGCCCACGATGAACGTGACTTTGAATTTGCGCAACAATTTGGATTAAACATTCGACCAGTTCTTGAAGGTGGCGATGTAACAAAAGAAGCTTTCACTGGGGACGGTCCACATATTAATTCTGAATTCTTAGATGGTCTTGCTAAAGAAGAAGCAATTACTGCTGCCATTGATTGGCTGGAAAAAGAAGGCATCGGTAGCCGTAAAATCACGTATCGTTTGCGCGACTGGTTGTTCAGCAGACAACGTTACTGGGGTGAACCAATTCCAGTTATTCACTGGGAAGATGGCGAAACCACGCTTGTACCAGAAGAAGAATTACCACTTCTTTTGCCAAAAGCTACAGAAATCAAACCATCAGGAACAGGCGAATCACCACTTGCCAATTTGCATGATTGGGTAAACGTAACAGATGAATCTGGGCGAAAAGGTCGTCGTGAAACAAATACAATGCCACAATGGGCTGGATCAAGCTGGTATTTCTTGCGCTATATCGATCCAAAAAACACCGAAGCAATTGCGGATAAGGAAAAACTAATAGAATGGCTTCCAGTTGACGTTTATATTGGCGGAGCGGAACATGCCGTACTTCACCTTCTTTATGCACGTTTCTGGCATAAATTCTTGTATGATATTGGCGTAGTGCCAACAAAAGAACCTTTCCAAAAACTATTTAACCAAGGAATGATTCTTGGTGAAAATAACGAAAAAATGTCTAAATCACGAGGCAATGTGGTTAATCCGGATGAAGTTGTAGAAAAATATGGTGCAGATACACTTCGAATGTATGAAATGTTCATGGGACCTTTAGACGCATCTATCGCTTGGAATGAAAATGGTTTAGAAGGAGCCCGTAAATTCCTAGATCGTATTTGGCGCCTGTTTGTGACAGAAGAAGGAATCCTAGCTGAAAAAGTCACAACAACAGCCAATGCTAATTTGGAAAAAGCCTATCATCATATGGTGAAAACAGTAACGAACCATTACGAAAACCTGCGTTTCAATACAGGGATTTCTCAACTAATGATTTTCATCAATGAAGCATATAAACAAGACTCGATTCCAAAAGAATATGTTGAAGGTTTTGTGCAACTCTTGTCACCAATCGCGCCACACCTTGCAGAAGAATTGTGGGAAATTCTAGGCCATACAGAAACAATCAGCTACGTAACTTGGCCAACCTACGATGAAACGAAACTAGTAGAAGATGAAGTAGAAATTGTTCTCCAAGTTAATGGCAAAGTGAAAAGTAAAATCACCGTTGCCAAATCTCTAGGAAAAGAAGAACTAGAAAAAATCGCACAAGAAGACGACAAAATGAAAGAAAACCTAGAAGGCAAAACAATCCGTAAAGTGATTGTTGTTCCAGGGAAACTAGTAAATATTGTTGGGAATTGA
- a CDS encoding class I SAM-dependent methyltransferase encodes MNLRGILPFAHDTLRKVVRPGDYVIDATCGNGHDTLLLADLVGINGHVLGFDIQQQAINATKTRLENAGVTPQVELVCASHAFIPKYATKPVRAAIFNLGYLPGGDKEITTTADSTLESLGHLMRLLEVGGVIILVIYHGHPAGKLEKDAVVTFCEAIPQQNFHVLSYNFINQKNDAPFVIVIEKRKPRQS; translated from the coding sequence ATGAATTTAAGAGGCATTCTCCCCTTCGCTCACGATACGCTGCGGAAAGTAGTTCGTCCTGGTGATTATGTGATTGACGCTACTTGTGGTAATGGGCACGATACGCTTTTACTAGCAGACCTTGTTGGTATTAATGGACATGTGCTTGGATTTGATATTCAACAACAAGCAATTAACGCGACGAAAACTCGTTTAGAAAATGCGGGTGTCACACCACAAGTGGAGCTCGTATGTGCTAGCCATGCGTTCATTCCAAAATATGCAACAAAACCTGTTCGCGCTGCTATTTTCAATCTCGGCTACTTACCAGGTGGCGACAAAGAAATTACAACAACTGCTGATTCTACATTAGAAAGTTTGGGTCATTTAATGCGGCTGCTCGAAGTCGGCGGCGTGATTATTCTTGTTATTTATCACGGTCATCCTGCTGGAAAACTAGAAAAAGATGCTGTCGTGACTTTTTGTGAAGCAATCCCGCAACAAAATTTTCACGTATTATCTTATAACTTTATTAATCAGAAAAACGATGCTCCATTCGTTATTGTCATCGAAAAAAGAAAACCTAGACAAAGCTAA
- the murQ gene encoding N-acetylmuramic acid 6-phosphate etherase, with the protein MLENLATEERNKKTIDLDKLSPKEILMVMNEEDAGVTTAIKKELSKIEKIVNGVTESFRKGGRLIYLGAGTSGRLGVLDAAECVPTFGVSKEQVIGLISGGEKAFVSAVEGAEDSLSLGKQDLEKINLVKDDFVIGIAASGRTPYVIGALDYARLIGAKTAAISCNANAEISAHADIQVEIVTGAEVLTGSTRLKAGTAQKLVLNMISTTSMVGIGKVYKNLMVDVLPTNKKLEERSKRIIMEATDVDYETASKFYEEAEKHVKVAIVMILTNSHKEEALNNLKKANGFVRNTIQK; encoded by the coding sequence GTGTTAGAGAATTTAGCAACAGAAGAACGGAATAAGAAAACAATTGATTTAGATAAACTTTCCCCAAAAGAAATTCTAATGGTAATGAATGAGGAAGATGCGGGAGTCACCACAGCTATAAAAAAAGAATTATCTAAAATCGAAAAAATTGTAAACGGTGTCACAGAAAGTTTTAGAAAAGGAGGAAGATTAATATATTTAGGCGCTGGAACTAGCGGGAGGCTAGGAGTTCTGGATGCTGCAGAATGTGTGCCGACTTTTGGTGTTTCAAAAGAACAAGTGATTGGACTAATTTCGGGCGGTGAGAAAGCTTTTGTTTCAGCAGTGGAAGGAGCGGAAGATTCCCTGTCACTAGGTAAACAGGACTTAGAAAAAATCAATTTAGTAAAAGATGATTTTGTTATTGGCATTGCGGCGAGTGGTCGAACGCCTTATGTAATAGGAGCACTTGATTATGCAAGATTAATTGGCGCAAAGACAGCAGCCATTTCATGTAATGCAAATGCAGAAATTTCAGCACATGCAGATATACAAGTGGAGATTGTGACAGGGGCCGAAGTTTTAACCGGATCGACTAGACTAAAGGCTGGTACAGCTCAAAAATTAGTACTAAATATGATTTCTACAACATCCATGGTTGGTATTGGAAAAGTGTATAAAAACTTAATGGTAGATGTTTTACCAACCAATAAAAAATTAGAAGAACGTTCTAAACGAATTATTATGGAAGCGACAGATGTGGATTATGAAACTGCTAGTAAATTTTATGAAGAAGCAGAAAAACATGTCAAAGTAGCGATTGTAATGATTTTGACGAACTCGCACAAGGAAGAAGCTTTAAATAATTTAAAAAAGGCAAACGGGTTTGTTCGTAATACAATTCAAAAATAA
- the asnB gene encoding asparagine synthase (glutamine-hydrolyzing), translating to MCGFVGCVHDRITEITGADKETFRQMNSMITHRGPDDEGYFTDDHVQFGFRRLSIIDVENGHQPLTYENERYWIIFNGEVYNYVELREQLVAEGMTFETESDTEVIIATYAKYKEKTAERLRGMFGFVIWDKQEELVYGARDPFGIKPFFYAEEDGKLFMGSEKKSILHALKEKELDEVSLQNYMTYQFVPEPDSLTKNVKRLEPGHQFTKKIGQPMEISTYWKASFAPVTKSEDAWIKEVRDVMYDSVKMHMRSDVPVGSFLSGGIDSSIIAAIAKEYHPAIKTFSVGFERDGFSEIDVAKETADKLGVENISYVISPEEYMKELPKIVWHMDDPLADPAAIPLYFLSREARKQVTVALSGEGADELFGGYNIYNEPNSLVMFNKMPGVFKSMLNSVARIMPEGMRGKSFLERGTTPMEERYIGNAKMFTEKEKQILLPKYQAGHDYTNITDPFYAETKDYHPVERMQYIDIHTWLRGDILLKADRMTMANSLEVRVPFLDKEVYNVARNIPDTMKTTNGTTKYILRKAAATFVPEHVLNRRKLGFPVPIRHWLKDEMNAWVKNIIKESPTDHLINKQYVLDLLDDHCAGKFDYSRKIWTVVIFMIWYDVYVADKYDFGK from the coding sequence ATGTGTGGATTTGTAGGATGCGTACATGACCGCATTACAGAAATTACTGGCGCTGATAAAGAAACCTTTAGACAAATGAATAGTATGATTACGCACCGTGGGCCAGATGATGAAGGATACTTCACAGATGATCACGTGCAGTTTGGTTTCCGCCGTTTAAGTATTATTGATGTAGAAAACGGTCATCAACCCTTAACGTATGAAAATGAACGTTATTGGATTATTTTTAATGGAGAAGTTTATAATTATGTGGAACTCCGCGAGCAATTAGTTGCTGAAGGAATGACATTTGAAACCGAAAGTGATACCGAAGTAATTATCGCTACATATGCGAAATATAAAGAAAAAACAGCAGAACGTCTTCGCGGAATGTTTGGTTTTGTAATTTGGGACAAACAAGAAGAACTTGTTTACGGCGCACGCGACCCATTTGGAATAAAACCATTTTTCTATGCAGAAGAGGACGGCAAGCTATTCATGGGTTCTGAAAAGAAATCCATTTTGCATGCGTTAAAAGAAAAAGAACTAGATGAAGTATCATTACAAAATTACATGACTTACCAATTTGTTCCAGAACCAGATTCCTTAACTAAAAATGTAAAACGCTTAGAGCCAGGACATCAGTTTACGAAAAAAATTGGTCAACCAATGGAAATTTCAACTTATTGGAAAGCATCATTTGCACCAGTAACTAAATCAGAAGACGCATGGATCAAAGAAGTGCGTGACGTGATGTATGATTCTGTAAAAATGCATATGCGTTCTGATGTGCCAGTTGGTTCATTCTTATCTGGTGGTATTGATTCATCGATTATTGCTGCAATTGCTAAAGAATATCATCCAGCAATCAAAACATTTTCTGTTGGATTTGAACGCGATGGTTTTAGTGAAATTGATGTAGCAAAAGAAACAGCAGACAAACTTGGTGTAGAAAATATTAGTTATGTTATCTCGCCAGAAGAATATATGAAGGAATTACCAAAAATTGTTTGGCATATGGATGATCCACTTGCTGATCCGGCTGCTATTCCGCTTTATTTCTTATCAAGAGAAGCGCGTAAACAGGTAACAGTAGCGCTGTCGGGTGAAGGCGCAGATGAACTATTTGGTGGTTATAACATTTATAACGAACCGAATTCACTTGTGATGTTTAACAAAATGCCAGGCGTGTTCAAATCCATGCTAAATAGTGTAGCACGTATCATGCCAGAAGGAATGCGTGGTAAAAGTTTCTTAGAACGCGGAACGACTCCGATGGAAGAACGTTATATCGGAAACGCGAAAATGTTCACGGAAAAAGAAAAACAAATTTTACTTCCAAAATACCAAGCTGGTCATGATTATACGAATATTACGGATCCATTTTATGCGGAAACAAAAGATTATCATCCTGTTGAAAGAATGCAGTATATTGATATTCATACTTGGCTTCGTGGAGATATTCTTCTCAAAGCCGATCGCATGACAATGGCTAATTCACTGGAAGTCCGCGTACCTTTCCTGGATAAAGAAGTGTATAATGTGGCAAGAAATATTCCAGATACAATGAAAACCACCAACGGAACTACCAAGTATATTCTACGTAAAGCGGCAGCAACATTTGTACCAGAACATGTACTTAATCGCCGTAAACTAGGATTCCCAGTACCAATTCGTCACTGGCTAAAAGACGAAATGAATGCTTGGGTTAAAAATATCATTAAAGAATCACCAACAGATCATTTAATTAACAAACAATATGTTCTAGATTTACTAGATGATCACTGTGCTGGGAAATTCGACTACAGCCGTAAAATTTGGACTGTCGTTATTTTCATGATTTGGTATGACGTATATGTAGCAGACAAATACGACTTTGGAAAATAA
- the ytkD gene encoding RNA deprotection pyrophosphohydrolase → MFIYKDILGNRVTVYFEAQEEHPDDVLIIPKTKDGWLFTEHKIRGLEFPGGKGEHGETNLDAAKRELLEETGAISDEFHFVADYLVESKERTFTKRVYTAKVLSIKTQVDYLETKGPVILQGDLGKFILQPAFSFFMRDAGMSEIVKQAERIWDSKN, encoded by the coding sequence TTGTTTATTTATAAAGATATATTGGGAAACAGAGTGACTGTATATTTTGAAGCACAAGAAGAGCATCCGGATGATGTGCTTATTATTCCTAAAACGAAAGATGGCTGGTTGTTTACTGAGCATAAAATCCGTGGTTTGGAATTCCCTGGTGGAAAAGGAGAACATGGCGAAACTAATTTAGATGCCGCAAAACGAGAATTATTGGAAGAAACTGGAGCAATAAGTGATGAATTTCATTTCGTAGCAGATTATTTGGTGGAATCTAAAGAGCGTACTTTCACCAAACGAGTTTATACAGCTAAAGTTCTTTCAATAAAAACGCAGGTAGATTATTTAGAGACTAAGGGGCCAGTTATTCTTCAAGGAGATTTAGGTAAATTCATCTTACAACCAGCTTTTAGTTTTTTTATGCGTGATGCTGGAATGAGTGAAATTGTGAAGCAAGCTGAGCGTATTTGGGACAGTAAAAACTAG
- the metK gene encoding methionine adenosyltransferase codes for MAKNRHLFTSESVSDGHPDKIADQISDAILDAIISKDPDARVACETTVTTGLVLVAGEITTSVYVDIPKIVRDTIKEIGYTRAKYGFDAETCAVLTAIDEQSPDIAQGVDEALESRSGSEIDAAIEAIGAGDQGLMFGFATDETEELMPLPIFLAHGLARKLTELRKTKKLDYLRPDAKTQVTVEYDELNQPVRIDTIVVSTQHHPDITQEEIAKDLHTYLFPEVIDPSFLDEDTKYFINPTGRFVIGGPLGDAGLTGRKIIVDTYGGYARHGGGAFSGKDPTKVDRSGAYAARYVAKNIVAAGLAKKVEVQLAYAIGVARPVSISIDTYGTSDYSEQELIDGVNALFDLRPAGIIHMLDLRRPIYRQTAAFGHFGRSDLDLPWERTDKAEALKKLIVK; via the coding sequence TTGGCTAAGAACCGTCATCTATTTACATCAGAATCGGTTTCTGATGGACATCCAGATAAAATTGCAGATCAAATATCTGATGCAATTTTAGATGCAATTATTTCAAAAGATCCAGACGCACGGGTGGCTTGCGAAACTACTGTGACAACTGGTTTAGTTTTAGTAGCGGGAGAAATTACGACTTCTGTTTATGTAGATATCCCTAAAATCGTTCGTGATACAATTAAAGAAATTGGGTATACGCGTGCAAAATATGGTTTTGATGCAGAAACATGTGCTGTTTTAACGGCTATTGATGAACAATCACCAGATATTGCCCAAGGAGTAGACGAAGCATTAGAATCAAGAAGTGGTAGTGAAATTGATGCTGCTATTGAAGCAATCGGAGCAGGCGACCAAGGTTTAATGTTTGGTTTTGCAACGGACGAAACAGAAGAATTAATGCCGCTTCCTATCTTTTTAGCACATGGTTTAGCTCGTAAATTAACAGAGTTACGCAAAACGAAAAAATTAGATTATTTAAGACCAGATGCAAAAACCCAAGTAACTGTTGAATATGATGAATTGAATCAACCTGTTCGCATTGATACAATTGTTGTTTCGACTCAACATCATCCAGATATCACACAAGAAGAGATTGCTAAAGACTTGCATACGTATCTTTTCCCAGAGGTGATTGATCCTTCTTTTTTAGATGAAGATACGAAATACTTTATCAATCCAACGGGGCGCTTTGTTATTGGTGGACCACTTGGCGATGCTGGCTTGACCGGCCGTAAAATCATTGTGGATACATACGGTGGATATGCACGCCACGGCGGGGGAGCTTTCTCAGGTAAAGATCCAACCAAAGTAGACCGTTCTGGTGCTTATGCTGCAAGATATGTGGCTAAAAATATTGTGGCTGCTGGACTTGCCAAAAAAGTAGAAGTGCAATTAGCTTATGCTATTGGAGTGGCTCGTCCGGTTTCGATTTCTATTGATACTTACGGAACAAGTGACTATTCAGAACAAGAGTTAATTGATGGTGTTAATGCATTATTTGACTTACGACCAGCTGGTATTATCCATATGTTAGACCTGCGTCGCCCAATTTATCGTCAGACTGCTGCCTTTGGTCATTTTGGCCGTAGCGATTTGGATTTACCTTGGGAAAGAACCGATAAAGCAGAAGCCTTGAAAAAATTAATTGTAAAATAA
- a CDS encoding L-lactate dehydrogenase — translation MKRKVGIIGAGHVGSDVAFSLVTQGICDEIILIDKVEAKAESEALELRDMSSMTHFHTTVTANDWEGLKEADVIIMAVGPETLLRQDRMEELVETSRSVAEIVPKILATGFEGIFVNITNPCDVITMLIQKITGFDHSRVFGTGTSLDTARMRRVVGEALHINPKSVEGYVLGEHGESQFVAWSTVKIGGVHITDYKTETTLDLPALKDTVRFGGWNILTGKGWTSFGIATATANIVGALLSDAKQVFPLAVFSEQTNTYIGQPAIIGANGVIDILEPTLTKEEQANFSNSAAVIRKAFDLL, via the coding sequence TTGAAACGAAAAGTTGGTATAATTGGTGCTGGTCATGTTGGAAGCGACGTGGCTTTTTCTCTTGTAACGCAAGGGATTTGTGATGAAATTATTTTAATTGATAAAGTAGAAGCAAAAGCAGAAAGTGAAGCACTTGAACTACGAGATATGTCTTCCATGACACATTTCCATACAACAGTTACTGCAAATGATTGGGAAGGGCTTAAAGAGGCAGATGTAATAATAATGGCTGTTGGTCCCGAAACATTACTGCGACAAGACCGTATGGAAGAGCTCGTTGAAACAAGCCGGTCAGTGGCTGAAATCGTGCCCAAAATTTTAGCAACAGGCTTTGAAGGGATTTTTGTGAATATTACGAATCCATGTGATGTAATAACAATGCTAATTCAGAAAATAACTGGTTTTGATCATTCACGAGTATTTGGAACAGGGACATCCCTTGATACTGCAAGAATGAGAAGAGTTGTTGGAGAAGCTTTACATATTAATCCGAAGAGTGTAGAAGGTTATGTCCTTGGTGAACACGGGGAATCACAATTTGTTGCTTGGTCTACTGTGAAAATTGGCGGTGTCCATATTACGGATTATAAAACTGAAACGACACTTGATTTGCCAGCTTTAAAAGATACAGTTCGTTTTGGTGGCTGGAATATTTTAACTGGCAAAGGATGGACAAGTTTTGGTATAGCAACAGCTACAGCAAACATTGTGGGTGCACTTTTAAGTGATGCTAAACAAGTTTTTCCGTTAGCAGTGTTTTCGGAACAAACAAATACTTATATTGGTCAACCAGCGATAATTGGTGCAAATGGCGTTATTGATATTTTAGAACCAACACTAACAAAAGAAGAACAAGCAAACTTTTCCAATTCGGCTGCAGTTATTCGAAAAGCATTTGATTTACTTTGA